In the Streptomyces sp. NBC_00525 genome, one interval contains:
- a CDS encoding ABC transporter ATP-binding protein yields MTRAITLNNVSKAYGRSPRAVDRLSLHIDPGEFVVLLGPSGCGKSTVLRMIAGLEDITDGELLLDGEQANHLTPRERGMAMVFQNFALYPTMTNRDNIGFPLKLENPRQDHTERIENTARMLGIERVLDRRPGQLSGGERQRVAMGRAISRQPSAFLMDEPLSNLDAKLRNHLRAEISQLTKELGVTTVYVTHDQAEAMSLGHRVAVMRGGILQQVSTPREVYALPENVFVAAFIGTPRINLLQAVVHAPLEGRMSIDLGRQRLPLSEPLSHDHQLLRIQQGRPIIVGLRSEAVRIAPPSQARPGEVALSGIVEHVEYQGHEALVHLNTGSRPAVVPELESARTDRGPVRRRRGAAGGAGVLERIKERAASYVGGGSVAVLEAPETGGLPPGAHSPDRPAVTSSDLVVRTGPDMMLRTGGQVPLLVDLAHLYVFDHQGRRICPLPKDVPGLDM; encoded by the coding sequence ATGACTCGCGCCATCACGCTCAACAACGTCAGCAAGGCATACGGACGGTCCCCACGCGCCGTCGACCGCCTCTCGCTCCACATCGATCCGGGCGAGTTCGTCGTCCTGCTCGGCCCCTCGGGGTGCGGGAAGTCGACGGTGCTCCGCATGATCGCCGGCCTGGAGGACATCACCGACGGCGAGCTCCTCCTCGACGGCGAACAGGCCAACCACCTCACCCCGCGCGAGCGCGGGATGGCCATGGTCTTCCAGAACTTCGCGCTCTACCCCACCATGACCAACCGGGACAACATCGGCTTCCCGCTGAAACTGGAGAACCCGCGCCAGGACCACACCGAACGCATCGAGAACACGGCCAGGATGCTCGGCATCGAGCGCGTCCTGGACCGCCGTCCCGGCCAGCTCTCCGGCGGCGAGCGCCAGCGGGTCGCCATGGGGCGGGCCATCTCGCGCCAGCCGTCCGCCTTCCTGATGGACGAGCCGCTGTCCAACCTCGACGCCAAGCTCCGCAACCATCTGCGCGCCGAGATATCCCAGCTCACCAAGGAACTCGGCGTCACCACCGTCTATGTGACGCACGACCAGGCGGAGGCCATGTCGCTGGGCCACCGGGTCGCCGTCATGCGCGGCGGAATCCTCCAGCAGGTCAGCACCCCGCGCGAGGTGTACGCCCTGCCGGAGAACGTGTTCGTCGCCGCCTTCATCGGCACGCCCCGGATCAACCTCCTCCAGGCCGTGGTGCACGCGCCGCTGGAGGGCCGGATGTCCATCGACCTGGGCCGCCAGCGCCTGCCGCTGTCCGAACCGCTCAGCCACGACCACCAGTTGCTGCGCATCCAGCAGGGCCGCCCGATCATCGTCGGACTGCGCTCCGAGGCGGTCCGGATCGCCCCGCCCAGCCAGGCCCGGCCGGGCGAGGTCGCGCTCAGCGGGATCGTCGAGCACGTCGAGTACCAGGGCCACGAGGCGCTGGTGCACCTCAACACCGGCTCGCGGCCCGCCGTGGTCCCGGAGCTGGAGTCCGCCCGCACCGACCGGGGACCGGTACGCCGGCGGCGCGGCGCGGCGGGCGGCGCCGGAGTGCTGGAGCGGATCAAGGAGCGCGCCGCCTCCTACGTCGGCGGCGGTTCCGTCGCCGTCCTGGAAGCGCCGGAGACCGGCGGCCTGCCGCCCGGCGCGCACAGCCCGGACCGGCCCGCCGTCACCTCCAGCGACCTCGTCGTGCGGACCGGGCCCGACATGATGCTGCGCACCGGCGGACAGGTGCCGCTCCTGGTCGACCTCGCGCACCTCTACGTCTTCGACCACCAGGGCCGCCGCATCTGCCCGCTGCCGAAGGACGTACCCGGCCTGGACATGTAG
- a CDS encoding TetR/AcrR family transcriptional regulator translates to MEDVPHAHTNLRRAPVQQRSAERLARILDACAQLLDETGYEQLSTRAVAARAGVPIGSVYRFFSNKRSLADALARRNLDSYAERITARLTAVASADWRGAIDAVLDEYLAMKRTVPGFALVDFGAPAPDEDPADDANQRVAGRLAELLAAQLGREADDDLSRAILVCVEAADALLKLAFRADPSGDAAIVAETRELLHAYLARRLD, encoded by the coding sequence ATGGAAGACGTGCCCCACGCCCACACCAACCTCCGCCGCGCGCCCGTGCAGCAGCGCAGCGCCGAACGGCTCGCCCGGATACTCGACGCCTGCGCCCAGCTCCTGGACGAGACCGGCTACGAGCAGCTGTCCACCCGCGCGGTCGCCGCCCGCGCCGGGGTGCCCATCGGCTCCGTCTACCGCTTCTTCTCCAACAAGCGCTCCCTGGCGGACGCGCTGGCCCGCCGCAACCTGGACAGCTACGCCGAGCGGATCACCGCCCGGCTGACCGCCGTCGCGTCCGCCGACTGGCGCGGCGCCATCGACGCCGTGCTCGACGAGTACCTGGCGATGAAGCGCACCGTGCCCGGCTTCGCCCTGGTCGACTTCGGCGCCCCCGCCCCCGACGAGGACCCGGCCGACGACGCCAACCAGCGGGTCGCCGGCCGGCTCGCCGAACTCCTGGCCGCCCAGCTGGGCCGGGAGGCCGACGACGACCTCTCGCGCGCCATCCTGGTCTGCGTGGAGGCGGCCGACGCCCTGCTGAAACTCGCCTTCCGCGCCGACCCGTCCGGCGACGCCGCGATCGTCGCCGAGACCCGCGAACTCCTCCACGCCTACCTCGCGCGACGGCTCGACTGA
- the hmgA gene encoding homogentisate 1,2-dioxygenase codes for MSGIEQARKTAEALAYSTGFGNQHSSEAVPGALPHGRNSPQRAPLGLYAEQLSGSAFTEPRAHNQRSWLYRIRPSAAHPPFVRADNGALRTAPFTETVPDPNRLRWDPLPDPAPGTDFLAGLWTLGGNGDAAQRTGMAVHLYHADTSMDRVFSDSDGELLIVPEHGGLLLRTELGMLRAEPGHVALIPRGVRFRVELLDATARGYVCENYGRPFVLPDLGPIGANGLANARDFLAPVAAYEDVERPVEVVNKYCGNLWTATYDHSPLDVVAWHGNHTPYVYDLRRFNVIGSISYDHPDPSIFTVLTSPSDTPGLAGVDFVVFAPRWLVGEDTFRPPYFHRNVMSEYMGLIEGAYDAKTAGKGGFVPGGGSLHNMMSAHGPDRETFDRASAAELKPQKIDDGLAFMFETRWPVTATAQAASADHLQHGYDDVWQGLSRNFRP; via the coding sequence ATGAGCGGCATCGAGCAGGCGAGGAAGACGGCGGAGGCGCTTGCGTACTCCACCGGTTTCGGCAATCAGCACAGCTCCGAGGCAGTACCGGGAGCGCTCCCGCACGGGCGCAACTCGCCCCAGCGGGCCCCGCTGGGGCTGTACGCGGAGCAGCTGAGCGGTTCGGCGTTCACCGAGCCGCGCGCCCACAACCAGCGCAGCTGGCTGTACCGCATCCGCCCCTCGGCCGCCCATCCGCCGTTCGTCCGCGCGGACAACGGCGCGCTGCGCACCGCCCCGTTCACCGAGACCGTCCCCGACCCGAACCGGCTGCGCTGGGACCCGCTCCCGGACCCGGCGCCCGGCACGGACTTCCTCGCCGGTCTGTGGACGCTGGGCGGCAACGGCGACGCGGCGCAGCGCACCGGCATGGCCGTGCACCTCTACCACGCCGACACGTCCATGGACCGGGTGTTCAGCGACAGCGACGGCGAACTGCTGATCGTCCCCGAGCACGGCGGGCTGCTCCTGCGCACCGAGCTGGGCATGCTGCGCGCCGAGCCCGGTCATGTGGCCCTGATCCCGCGCGGCGTCCGCTTCCGGGTGGAGCTGCTCGACGCCACGGCGCGCGGGTACGTCTGCGAGAACTACGGCCGCCCCTTCGTCCTGCCGGACCTGGGGCCGATCGGCGCCAACGGGCTGGCCAACGCCCGCGACTTCCTGGCGCCGGTCGCCGCCTACGAGGACGTGGAGCGCCCGGTCGAGGTGGTCAACAAGTACTGCGGCAACCTCTGGACGGCGACGTACGACCACTCCCCGCTCGATGTGGTGGCCTGGCACGGCAACCACACCCCGTACGTCTACGACCTGCGCCGCTTCAACGTCATCGGCTCGATCAGCTACGACCACCCGGACCCGTCGATCTTCACGGTGCTGACCTCGCCCTCGGACACGCCGGGCCTGGCCGGCGTCGACTTCGTGGTGTTCGCGCCGCGCTGGCTGGTCGGCGAGGACACGTTCCGCCCGCCGTACTTCCACCGCAATGTGATGAGCGAGTACATGGGCCTGATCGAGGGCGCCTACGACGCGAAGACGGCCGGCAAGGGCGGCTTCGTGCCCGGCGGCGGCTCGCTGCACAACATGATGTCGGCGCACGGCCCGGACCGGGAGACCTTCGACAGGGCGAGCGCGGCCGAGCTGAAGCCGCAGAAGATCGACGACGGACTGGCCTTCATGTTCGAGACCCGCTGGCCGGTCACCGCCACCGCTCAGGCGGCGTCGGCGGACCATCTTCAGCACGGTTACGACGACGTATGGCAGGGTCTGAGCCGCAACTTCCGGCCGTGA
- a CDS encoding GntR family transcriptional regulator: MPQPAPRTPAPRDASFAPDSLVLNRKLPLWYQVSQSLRASILGRAPDATLRLPTEERLAAHYGVSVLTMRQALKELETEGLISRHRRRGTFIEPHARRSSPVRLLGSIDAIVAQQSGERSTLLDHGPVPVPGEVAEYFPGCAEVVGYRRLRCEEESGEPTNWAQNWVHPEVAADLDAADLDRWPMTKVLRDRVGVPISRITDTVEARLADPATAELLGVPLLSPILYYTGVTYDEGGRVVDVAQIRYRGDRFSFSVTVEAH, encoded by the coding sequence GTGCCGCAACCCGCTCCCCGTACCCCCGCGCCCCGCGATGCCTCGTTCGCGCCCGACTCGCTGGTCCTGAACCGCAAGCTGCCGCTGTGGTACCAGGTCTCGCAGTCGCTGCGGGCGTCGATACTGGGCCGTGCCCCGGACGCCACGCTGCGGCTGCCCACCGAGGAGCGGCTCGCGGCGCACTACGGGGTGAGCGTCCTGACCATGCGCCAGGCGCTCAAGGAGCTGGAGACGGAGGGACTGATCAGCCGGCACCGGCGGCGCGGCACGTTCATCGAGCCGCACGCCCGCCGCAGCTCGCCGGTCCGGCTGCTGGGCTCCATCGACGCGATCGTGGCCCAGCAGTCGGGCGAGCGCTCCACGCTGCTGGACCACGGCCCGGTCCCGGTGCCGGGCGAGGTGGCGGAGTACTTCCCCGGCTGCGCGGAGGTCGTCGGCTACCGCCGGCTGCGGTGCGAGGAGGAGAGCGGCGAGCCGACCAACTGGGCGCAGAACTGGGTGCACCCCGAGGTCGCGGCGGACCTGGACGCGGCGGACCTCGACCGGTGGCCGATGACGAAGGTGCTGCGCGACCGGGTCGGGGTGCCCATCTCCCGGATCACCGACACGGTCGAGGCCCGGCTCGCCGACCCGGCCACCGCCGAACTGCTGGGTGTGCCGCTGCTGAGCCCGATCCTGTACTACACGGGCGTCACCTACGACGAGGGCGGCCGGGTGGTCGATGTGGCGCAGATCCGCTACCGGGGCGACCGGTTCTCGTTCTCGGTGACGGTCGAGGCGCACTGA
- a CDS encoding type ISP restriction/modification enzyme — MPGKAAGAAGGEGDTVAAPAAAGSGTDPSGPLLDDLMPWSVRPLRTGRAWVTSPDTASLRARWERLVRADGEERERLFAPTRARTQHSAVAALPGRPGATGRFARESGPCPEPVRVLHGPFDEQWLLPDHRLIDVARPELWRVADAGQLFLVEHGRVPHDPGPPVSVTTLLPDGHSPAGRPGRVRPLHRRPGGLEPNLAPGLLSALRARYGDGVSADAVAAWILAAARPSPAGCVVPLPADAARWAEGVGLGRELLRLQLRGARGAERPRLPGGQRPYVRAAVGPDPTPLVYDAGERVLHLGAGRIAPVPAGAWEFRVSGVRVLELWCERRAAACGAAGAGDAGLDAVRARGWLQEWTSELLELISLLALLAELRPRQEALAGALAAEPGIGADELRAAGVLPVPEAARRPASVLDHREEGPDGQFALL; from the coding sequence ATGCCGGGGAAGGCGGCGGGCGCGGCAGGCGGGGAGGGCGACACGGTGGCAGCACCGGCAGCGGCCGGGTCCGGCACGGACCCGAGCGGCCCGCTCCTCGACGACCTCATGCCCTGGTCGGTGCGGCCGCTGCGGACCGGTCGCGCCTGGGTCACCTCCCCCGACACGGCATCGCTGCGGGCCCGCTGGGAGCGTCTGGTACGCGCCGACGGCGAGGAGCGCGAGCGGCTGTTCGCGCCGACCCGGGCCCGTACGCAGCACAGCGCGGTGGCCGCCCTGCCCGGCCGGCCCGGCGCCACCGGCCGCTTCGCCCGTGAGTCGGGCCCCTGTCCGGAGCCGGTGCGGGTGCTGCACGGCCCATTCGACGAGCAGTGGCTGCTCCCCGACCACCGGCTGATCGACGTGGCCCGGCCCGAGCTGTGGCGGGTGGCCGACGCCGGGCAGCTCTTCCTCGTGGAGCACGGCCGGGTGCCGCACGATCCGGGCCCGCCCGTGTCGGTGACGACGCTGCTGCCGGACGGCCACTCCCCCGCCGGGCGCCCCGGCCGCGTCCGCCCGCTGCACCGCCGCCCCGGCGGCCTCGAACCCAACCTCGCGCCGGGCCTGCTGTCCGCGCTGCGCGCCCGGTACGGGGACGGGGTGAGCGCCGACGCGGTGGCGGCCTGGATTCTGGCGGCGGCCCGCCCCTCGCCGGCCGGCTGCGTGGTCCCGCTCCCGGCGGACGCCGCGCGCTGGGCGGAGGGGGTCGGGCTGGGCCGGGAGCTGCTGCGGCTCCAGTTGCGCGGGGCGCGCGGGGCGGAGCGGCCCCGGCTGCCGGGCGGGCAGCGGCCCTATGTGCGGGCCGCCGTGGGGCCGGACCCGACGCCCCTGGTGTACGACGCCGGGGAGCGGGTGCTCCACCTCGGTGCGGGCCGCATCGCGCCGGTGCCCGCGGGGGCGTGGGAGTTCCGGGTGAGCGGGGTGCGGGTGCTGGAGCTGTGGTGCGAGCGGCGGGCGGCGGCGTGTGGGGCGGCGGGGGCCGGGGATGCGGGGCTCGACGCGGTGCGGGCGCGCGGCTGGCTCCAGGAGTGGACCTCGGAGCTGCTGGAGCTGATCTCGCTGCTCGCCCTGCTGGCCGAGCTGCGGCCCCGGCAGGAGGCGCTGGCCGGGGCGCTGGCGGCGGAGCCGGGGATCGGCGCCGACGAGCTGCGGGCGGCCGGGGTGCTGCCGGTGCCGGAGGCCGCGCGGCGGCCCGCATCGGTGCTCGATCACCGCGAGGAGGGCCCGGACGGGCAGTTCGCGCTGCTGTGA
- a CDS encoding TetR/AcrR family transcriptional regulator — protein MSEKRAARLRPDERRAQLVAIGMDMLADCTLDELSTDAVARRAGISRGLLFHYFESKRDFYRSVVRQVCDDFAAATEPDASLDPVCWTRAFIAGFVAYVAGRRRIYLALVRGAAGSHPAVEDIVETTRATLARRVEEGQRALGMPPSPRLTLAARAWLAFAEEAVTSWPLEEPDAPDELAAFLESGFVRLLGALDRPAALPDRDMSRK, from the coding sequence ATGTCCGAGAAGCGAGCAGCGCGCCTGCGCCCCGATGAGCGAAGAGCCCAGCTGGTGGCGATTGGCATGGATATGCTCGCCGATTGCACCCTGGACGAGCTGTCCACCGATGCCGTGGCCCGCCGCGCCGGAATATCGCGGGGCCTGCTCTTCCACTATTTCGAGTCCAAACGCGACTTCTACCGCTCCGTGGTGCGCCAGGTGTGCGACGACTTCGCCGCCGCCACCGAACCGGACGCCTCGCTGGACCCGGTCTGCTGGACGCGGGCGTTCATCGCCGGATTCGTCGCGTACGTCGCCGGGCGCCGCAGGATCTATCTCGCCCTCGTCCGGGGCGCCGCCGGGAGCCACCCCGCCGTCGAGGACATCGTCGAGACCACCCGCGCCACCCTGGCGCGCCGGGTCGAGGAGGGGCAGCGCGCACTCGGCATGCCGCCGTCGCCCCGGCTGACCCTGGCCGCCCGCGCCTGGCTCGCCTTCGCCGAGGAGGCCGTCACCAGCTGGCCGCTGGAGGAGCCGGACGCCCCGGACGAACTCGCCGCCTTCCTGGAGTCCGGCTTCGTCCGGCTGCTCGGCGCACTGGACCGCCCCGCCGCCCTCCCGGACCGGGATATGTCCCGGAAGTAG
- a CDS encoding SGNH/GDSL hydrolase family protein gives MKLSRLVAFSSSVLLGAVLALTGAGSASAAASVDYVALGDSYSSGVGSGSYISSSGDCKRSTRAYPSLWAAAHSPSSFAFTACSGARTGDVTAGQLGPLNSSTDLVSISIGGNDAGFADVMTTCVLQSQSTCLSRIATARSYVDNTLPGKLDSVYSAIRAKAPNARVVVLGYPRFYKIGGSCIVGLNDTIRSAINGAADYLNTATAKRAADHGFTFGSVTSAFAGHEICSGDSWLHSLNWLNIGESYHPFAAGQSGGYLPVLNALD, from the coding sequence GTGAAATTGTCCAGACTCGTGGCTTTCTCGTCCTCAGTCCTGCTCGGTGCCGTTCTCGCCCTGACCGGGGCGGGCAGCGCGAGCGCCGCGGCCTCCGTCGACTACGTCGCCCTCGGGGACTCGTACTCCTCGGGTGTCGGGTCCGGGAGTTACATCAGCTCCAGCGGCGACTGCAAGCGCAGCACCCGCGCCTACCCCTCCCTCTGGGCCGCGGCCCACTCGCCCTCCTCCTTCGCCTTCACCGCCTGCTCCGGCGCGCGCACCGGCGATGTGACCGCCGGTCAGCTGGGCCCGCTCAACTCCTCGACCGACCTGGTCTCCATCTCCATCGGCGGCAACGACGCGGGCTTCGCCGACGTCATGACGACCTGTGTCCTCCAGTCGCAGTCCACCTGCCTCAGCCGCATCGCGACCGCCCGCAGCTACGTGGACAACACGCTGCCCGGCAAGCTCGACTCGGTGTACTCCGCGATCAGGGCCAAGGCGCCCAACGCCCGGGTGGTCGTCCTCGGCTACCCGCGCTTCTACAAGATCGGCGGCTCCTGCATCGTCGGCCTCAACGACACGATCCGCAGCGCCATCAACGGCGCCGCCGACTACCTCAACACGGCCACCGCCAAGCGCGCCGCCGACCACGGCTTCACCTTCGGCAGTGTCACCTCCGCCTTCGCGGGGCACGAGATCTGCTCCGGCGACTCCTGGCTGCACAGCCTCAACTGGCTGAACATCGGCGAGTCGTACCACCCCTTCGCCGCCGGCCAGTCCGGTGGCTACCTGCCCGTCCTCAACGCGCTCGACTGA
- a CDS encoding MauE/DoxX family redox-associated membrane protein: protein MAYAVLTVRWALAGVFLVSAAAKARAFRDTLTMVEPLLLRAARPVARPLTRPAALLLIAAEAATGLALLGGAPTAGPGLVAALVLTAGFTALAVLATVSRTEVKCACFGRPAARLGPRHVVRNALLLGLACLGLWGPEAAAVSASAGPALVICATAAVVVTAVTAFYDDIVDLVKIP from the coding sequence ATGGCGTATGCCGTACTGACCGTGCGGTGGGCGCTCGCCGGGGTCTTCCTGGTGTCCGCCGCCGCCAAGGCGCGCGCCTTCCGGGACACGCTGACGATGGTGGAGCCGCTGCTGCTCCGCGCGGCCCGGCCGGTCGCCCGGCCGCTGACCCGGCCCGCCGCGCTGCTGCTGATCGCGGCGGAGGCCGCGACCGGGCTCGCCCTGCTCGGCGGGGCGCCCACCGCCGGGCCCGGTCTCGTCGCCGCCCTCGTCCTCACCGCCGGTTTCACCGCCCTCGCGGTGCTGGCCACCGTCTCGCGCACCGAGGTGAAGTGCGCCTGCTTCGGCCGCCCCGCGGCCCGGCTCGGCCCGCGCCATGTGGTGCGCAACGCCCTGCTGCTGGGCCTGGCGTGCCTGGGGCTGTGGGGGCCCGAGGCGGCCGCCGTGTCCGCGTCGGCCGGGCCGGCCCTCGTGATCTGCGCGACGGCCGCGGTGGTCGTCACCGCGGTGACCGCCTTCTACGACGACATCGTCGACCTAGTGAAGATCCCCTGA
- a CDS encoding TlpA family protein disulfide reductase produces the protein MIYLTAGLVLVGAVTVLNLMLTLAVIRRLRKHEEERRQQNFVPPESGPETGAALPAFTAVTLAGEPVTADSLKGRQAALTFLSTDCSACVMAVNDMPEFARRTGMDASQMLVVIAGDEADAHRMAEPLAGIATVVVEETGGPLSALYSIRATPTTVLADPDGTVTYAEAGTNPVLEGLPA, from the coding sequence ATGATCTATCTGACCGCCGGACTCGTGCTCGTGGGAGCCGTCACGGTACTCAATCTGATGCTGACCCTCGCGGTGATCAGGCGGCTGCGCAAGCACGAGGAGGAGCGGCGGCAGCAGAACTTCGTCCCGCCCGAGTCCGGCCCGGAGACCGGCGCGGCGCTCCCCGCCTTCACCGCCGTGACCCTGGCGGGCGAGCCGGTCACCGCCGACTCGCTGAAGGGCCGTCAGGCCGCGCTCACCTTCCTGTCCACGGACTGCTCCGCCTGCGTCATGGCCGTGAACGACATGCCCGAGTTCGCCCGGCGGACCGGCATGGACGCCTCGCAGATGCTGGTGGTCATCGCCGGGGACGAGGCCGACGCGCACCGGATGGCGGAGCCGCTCGCGGGCATCGCGACCGTGGTGGTGGAGGAGACCGGCGGCCCGCTCTCGGCGCTGTACTCGATCCGGGCGACCCCGACGACCGTGCTGGCGGACCCGGACGGCACGGTCACCTACGCCGAGGCCGGCACCAACCCCGTGCTCGAAGGCCTCCCGGCGTGA
- a CDS encoding ABC transporter ATP-binding protein yields the protein MTGGQEPAVHRLGGPRGLVTGAGAALALTWRAGPGAFTCQVLLTLVQGLLPAAVTLLTKWLFDSVQYGTIPGGLSPMALVAALGLCGTLLAALPYASDYVKSRLRRGISYRAQRELYGKVEGFVGMSRFENPDFLDRLRLAQDSATGAPDQITTAMFGLVQQATAVTGLAVVLSGVSPWLTAVTVAAAVPALFIQVSLSRREAQMVWAISPRNRRQLFYQTLMLDLAAVKEVRLFGAGGFLLRRMNAETRAINAAEERLDRRVLAFQAPTSALGGIIAACGLAWMIHGAQSGRFGAGDVSAFIGASAGVQGVLSSAILHVTSGYQALLTFRHFVDIRRLPTDLPVPAAPLPVAPLRDRIELDDVWFRYGEDGPWILRGVSLTLERGESVALVGLNGAGKSTLVKLLCRLYDPTRGTVRWDGTDIRDLDPALLRERISAVFQDRVAYDLSVTDNIAMGDLRHHGDPERIAAAARRADAHDFVSRLPRGYDTMLSRIFPEADEEDPDSVGVTLSGGQWQRLALARAMLREGRDLLILDEPSAGLDAAAEQSLHERLRAHREGTTSLLISHRLGTVRRADRIVVLEDGRTRECGSHDELMDLKGEYARLFSLQASGYTGDAGGFGQAEDREVEV from the coding sequence GTGACCGGCGGCCAGGAGCCGGCCGTGCACCGGCTGGGCGGTCCCCGCGGACTGGTCACCGGCGCGGGCGCGGCCCTGGCCCTGACCTGGCGGGCGGGGCCGGGCGCCTTCACCTGCCAGGTCCTGCTCACCCTCGTACAGGGGCTGCTGCCCGCCGCGGTCACCCTGCTCACCAAGTGGCTCTTCGACTCCGTGCAGTACGGCACCATCCCGGGCGGGCTGTCGCCGATGGCCCTGGTGGCGGCGCTCGGCCTGTGCGGCACCCTGCTGGCGGCGCTGCCGTACGCCTCCGACTACGTCAAGTCCCGGCTGCGGCGCGGGATCTCCTACCGGGCGCAGCGGGAGCTGTACGGCAAGGTGGAGGGGTTCGTCGGGATGTCCCGCTTCGAGAACCCGGACTTCCTGGACCGGCTGCGGCTGGCCCAGGACTCGGCGACCGGGGCGCCCGACCAGATCACCACGGCGATGTTCGGCCTGGTGCAGCAGGCCACGGCCGTGACCGGGCTGGCCGTGGTCCTCTCCGGGGTCTCCCCCTGGCTGACGGCGGTCACCGTCGCGGCTGCGGTGCCCGCGCTGTTCATCCAGGTCTCGCTCAGCCGCCGCGAGGCGCAGATGGTGTGGGCGATCAGTCCGCGCAACCGCCGCCAGTTGTTCTACCAGACCCTGATGCTGGACCTCGCCGCCGTGAAGGAGGTCCGGCTGTTCGGCGCCGGCGGCTTCCTGCTGCGGCGGATGAACGCCGAGACGCGGGCGATCAACGCCGCCGAGGAGCGGCTGGACCGCCGGGTGCTGGCCTTCCAGGCCCCGACCTCCGCGCTGGGCGGGATCATCGCCGCGTGCGGGCTGGCGTGGATGATCCACGGCGCGCAGTCCGGCCGGTTCGGTGCGGGCGACGTGTCGGCGTTCATCGGCGCCTCGGCCGGCGTCCAGGGTGTCCTCTCCTCCGCCATCCTGCATGTCACCAGCGGCTACCAGGCGCTGCTGACCTTCCGTCACTTCGTCGACATCCGGCGGCTGCCCACCGACCTCCCGGTCCCGGCCGCGCCGCTGCCCGTCGCGCCGCTGCGCGACCGCATCGAGCTGGACGACGTCTGGTTCCGGTACGGGGAGGACGGGCCGTGGATTCTGCGCGGGGTGAGCCTGACCCTGGAGCGCGGCGAGTCGGTGGCGCTGGTGGGGCTGAACGGGGCGGGCAAGAGCACCCTGGTCAAGCTGCTGTGCCGGCTCTACGACCCGACGCGGGGCACGGTGCGCTGGGACGGCACCGACATCCGGGACCTGGACCCGGCGCTGCTGCGGGAACGGATCAGCGCGGTGTTCCAGGACCGGGTGGCCTACGACCTGTCGGTGACGGACAACATCGCGATGGGCGACCTGCGCCACCACGGCGACCCGGAGCGGATCGCCGCGGCCGCGCGCCGGGCGGACGCCCACGACTTCGTCTCGCGGCTGCCGCGCGGCTACGACACGATGCTGTCCCGGATCTTCCCGGAGGCCGACGAGGAGGACCCGGACTCGGTGGGCGTCACGCTGTCCGGCGGACAGTGGCAGCGCCTCGCCCTGGCCCGCGCGATGCTCCGCGAGGGCCGCGACCTGCTGATCCTGGACGAGCCGAGCGCCGGTCTGGACGCGGCGGCCGAACAGAGCCTGCACGAGCGGCTGCGCGCCCACCGCGAGGGGACGACCAGTCTGCTGATCTCCCACCGGCTGGGCACGGTGCGCCGGGCCGACCGCATCGTGGTCCTGGAGGACGGCCGCACGCGGGAGTGCGGCAGCCATGACGAACTGATGGACCTGAAGGGCGAGTACGCGAGACTCTTCAGCCTCCAGGCGTCCGGATACACCGGGGACGCCGGGGGTTTCGGGCAGGCGGAGGACAGAGAGGTGGAGGTGTGA
- a CDS encoding S26 family signal peptidase, with protein MTGGPLPAAAAGAVLVAGIGAWWVRRTFVTVTVRGYSMMPTLAPGTRVLMRRGTRGVRKGGIVVVACPEPDTAWRGKAPITGDLAATEWYIKRAVALAGDPFAGEPVPEGFLAVVGDNRHSDDSRRFGPCPMDQVLGSVVRTLG; from the coding sequence ATGACGGGCGGACCGCTGCCGGCCGCCGCGGCCGGTGCCGTGCTGGTGGCCGGAATCGGCGCGTGGTGGGTGCGGCGCACCTTCGTCACCGTGACGGTGCGCGGGTACAGCATGATGCCGACCCTGGCCCCCGGTACCCGGGTGCTGATGCGGCGCGGCACGCGCGGGGTGCGCAAGGGCGGCATCGTGGTGGTCGCCTGCCCGGAGCCGGACACCGCGTGGCGGGGCAAGGCGCCGATCACCGGGGACCTGGCGGCCACCGAGTGGTACATCAAGCGGGCGGTGGCCCTGGCGGGCGACCCGTTCGCCGGTGAGCCGGTCCCGGAGGGCTTCCTCGCGGTGGTCGGGGACAACCGGCACAGCGACGACTCACGGCGGTTCGGGCCCTGCCCGATGGACCAGGTGCTCGGCTCGGTGGTCCGCACCCTGGGGTGA
- a CDS encoding GntR family transcriptional regulator: MTANITVDPESGTAPYEQLRAQISEQARSGVLPVGHRLPTVRGFAEELGLAANTVAKAYRALEADGVIETRGRNGTFIAAAGDTADRNAAAAARAYAEQARRLGLSHARALELAQDAVRAVFAD, encoded by the coding sequence GTGACTGCGAACATCACCGTGGACCCGGAATCCGGCACCGCCCCCTACGAGCAGCTGCGCGCCCAGATCTCCGAGCAGGCCCGCTCCGGCGTGCTGCCGGTCGGCCACCGGCTCCCGACCGTACGCGGCTTCGCCGAGGAACTGGGCCTCGCCGCCAACACCGTCGCCAAGGCGTACCGGGCGCTGGAGGCGGACGGCGTCATCGAGACCCGCGGCCGCAACGGCACGTTCATCGCCGCCGCCGGGGACACCGCCGACCGCAACGCGGCCGCCGCGGCCCGCGCGTACGCCGAACAGGCCCGCCGCCTCGGCCTCTCGCACGCCCGCGCCCTGGAACTCGCCCAGGACGCGGTACGCGCGGTCTTCGCCGACTGA